A stretch of DNA from Spirosoma endbachense:
AGCGTGACGCTGCCATTACAGAGCGAGTAGCTGGAGGGAGTGATGGTGATGGGGTTGGCCGTGGAGCTGATGGATAGCCATTGCTCCTGGTACTGACCACAGTTGGTGGCGGTTTGTTTCTGCTGAAGCTGATTATCGATGCACTGGTAAGTGTTGGTCGTTTCCCAAAGAGGGGTACAATCACCACAGGTAACATTCACTGGTGCGGGTGCGGTGTGATTGGATTGGTTGGGGCAATCGGGCTTCGAGAGAGTGAGTTCGTAATAAACGGTCTGGTTGAGTTGGGGGGCTGTGACCTGGATGGTGCTTTGGCCGTTGGGGTCTCTCCAGTCTGTGGTTGTCCATTGGTAGCTGACATCTGCACAACCAGTCCCCTGACAGCCGCCCGACAGGGTGATTGATTGGCCACAACTGACAGACTGCGGGGATGCTGAAGCAGTAGGGGCGAAGTCGCAGGGATCATTTGTGGGGGTACAGTTAGATCCATTGGTTATGGTAATAGATTGTGTGGTGGTATTGCAGGAGCCGATGCAGCCAGCCGTGTAAATGCCTGCACTGACCTGTCTGGGATTGGTGGTAGACCCATCCTCAACCCAATAAAAATAACCGTTGCAATTAGCTGCCTGTAGGGTGGCGGTCTCCGTTCCACACAAATCTGTTTTGTCGGCAACCACACTTACCGGGGTTGTCGGTCCACTCAATATGCTTCCTGGTCGCTCATCCCCAAAGGTTGGCGAGCATGGTTTATTGTCCTGTTCATACCAGCGGTAGTTATTTAATTCGTCACAATCCTGGCGGTAGTTTTCCCAGAGAGGGGTACAATCCTCACAGTTAACCTCGACTGCTGTGGTAGTACGTTGGTTCTCACAGCCTGCTTTAGCCATCGTCAGGGTGTAGGAGTAAGTACCCTGCGTGGAGGGGGTGTTTCCAGTCCCATCGGCACTGATGCCATTGCCCGACCAACTGGGAGTGATACCCGTACAGTCGCTGCCGGAGCAGCTACTGGTAAGAGTAATTGGGGTACTGCAATTTGCTGTGGCGGGAGCCGATGCGGTCGGAGTAAAGTTGCAGGCGTTAACAACGGGACAGTCTTCTTTTATTTCTACTCCGTTACTCGAATCATGTGTGTTGGGACAATCTTGGGACAAGCACTGAGCATAATATATTCCGCTTGACGATACTGAAATTTTTGATACATCATCTTCATTATAGATATAGCTATTTTTATACCAGGTTATGTCGCCACTACAGCCCGTCACAGAAAGCGTAACGGTAGATCCTACAGTCGGGCAAACCTCATTAGAACTTGCGGTAACTGTAATGAAATTGGCTATTTCGCAATGGGGTGCATTGGCGTCTGCTGTAATTGCAGTTGTAATTGGATTACTTGCCCTGTACGCTATTTTGCGGTAGTAAGCTGTCGATCGTTCATCCCGAATGAAGACAAATCCACTCTGGCTGTTGGTTTCAGTAACTGAATCGGGGCTAAAAGAAAGACTATCAATGCTGTACTGATACGTTGGTAATGCATTCTGAACATGGATTTTTAGAGCGATAATTCCCTTACTTGGATGACCAATTTTGATTTTGAGTGGCTTTTCAAACAGTTGGCGATTTATGTCTGATAATGTATATGGGCTATTTTTAGTAGGGCGGGTAATGGAATTACTAAAAGCTCGTATGTTTAATCCCTGCTTTTTCTCAAAAAAGCTGTTTGAGGTTCCTTCCCTTGGGCCTCTTAGCAAGGTGAAAGAGGCATCCTCAAATGGCTTGGTAAATCGGCCCTTGAGGGTATAACTAACTGAAGGGGTAGTATTTATAGTAAGCTCCTTGCCAATGTAATCATAGTAATTACCACCCGTCTGCTCAAAACCTTCGGGCATAAGAACCTTTAAGCTGAATGATCGCTGCGACTCAAAAAAGAACAGTTGACCAGGCAGAATCGGCAGTAATTCGGCAATGATTGTTATCTCAAGCTCTTCTCCGATGCTCACACTCGTTTTATTGGCCCGCATCGAAAAGCGGATTGGGTCAGGCCCGGCTAGTTTCTGAATAGGAAGAGACCCTGACATTGGTAAATGCCCAATTATAGACAGGCTATGAGGTGTATTCGTAATAAGCTTAGCTGGTCCTTCTATTGATTTCAGCGCCCCCTTATTCTCCATTGGTTTTCGAAAAACACGCTTAACGTTAGTGCGCAAGGTTGGAGGACGAACAGGTAATTTAGCCGTGAGCGGAGGACGGCGCTTCGCTTCATCTATAAAGTGTATTGTAGAAAATAATGAAACGCTGCATCCTAAAAGTGTAAACAGAAGTAAAAATTGTTTCATACGGCGGTAAGAAAAGCTGCTTATGCAGGATTGCCTGACTGAATAGGGACAGAGTATCGTAAGCCGTTAGTTATCTGGTAGGCCCGTCCAATGGGATCGGGCAATAGATAAAACAGCTTTAATAAATCCTTAAGTAGCCAATTATTATACCAAAGTAATTTTTTATATATATTAATATAATAAAATTTTATATATAATCCTGTTGGTATTCAAGTGAAAAATACATAAGTATTTCATATATAGACACTTAACTAAAAGGCGGCCATAAAAACATGGCCGCCTTTTAGTTAATAATAATACTAAAATATATTTGACTTGACGATTGTGATTTGTGTACTTATTAATATTCTAAAATGGAATAATTGTTGATATGTGAATTAAAAGAAAATCTATTCTTTCCACAAGAAAGAATCCATGTCAGGATTGTGGTCGCTACTTATCGAATAATTGCAAAAACATCTCGGCTGCGTGCCAGCTGTGTGGGAAGGCTAATTTTTGTTTAACAAACCCTTTGTCCAGTACGGTCAAGCCGGGGTAGTGGGCCTGGCTGGCTTTCTGCTCCCAGCTGAGTGGATAATCAATTGTGCCCAGCATACCGCGCTTCTCCGGTTTTTCTGTCCGGCTGTAAAAATGATCTTCGGCCCAGGTCAGATACGGATAATTCATGCTGGATTCCTCGCCGAACTTCTTGCCCGCAACGTGTTCGGCCGTATAATCCCACCAGAACAGTGAAGAATAACTGTCATACTGATTGGGTATGACATACGTATCGGGGAGCCCGAGTGATTTTAACCCGTATTTGAGCCATTTGGTCTGAAAAACAGGATGTTCAGCCCCATCGGTTTTGCCGATGATATAATTCTCCCGCTTAAATTGCTTGAGCGAATCCAGGGCCGATTGAACTACCGGATGGTTTTGATCGGCAACAAGCGATACCAGAAACAGAACCTGGCCAGGATTGTCCGCTTCGGCAATGCCAGCGTTGTTGCGGTCGAATGGGTCGCGGATAGTCATGATCCAGTCACGAATGAGCCGAAGGTTCCCCGTTTCACGCATGACCATGGCCATTAATGCAGCATCGCGATACCAGGGTTTTTGATAAACTAAGAGATTCGGAACGGGGCGTCCGATTCCATCGGTACCGGTTACGACATTGATGAGGATTTCGTGGTGAAGTACCCGAAGAACCAGCCCAAATGTATGATCGGCAAAACGGGGTAAATTCAGGACGCTTCTGGTTGCCCCTACGCGTCTTGGCTTAGGCATTTTAGCTACATTTCTGGCTTTGGCCGGGGGCGTTTGTAGTATCCAGACGCCGGTTTCATCTTCCCGAATCTGTATCGTAACACCTTCATCCAGCGTCAGGTGCACTAAGTATTCTGACGGTACAATGATCTCATTTTTAACTACCCATTGTTCTTCAATATTACCCGTCAATGCGTTAATGAGTCGTCCGTTTCGATAAATGTATTTGGTTCGGTCGCCCATGCCAAACAGAAAGAATTTCAGATCTGGAAGGTCGCGATGATTCGTGTATTCCTGTCGAAGCCTCAGTAGCGTGCTTCTGTACAATTGTAAAGCTGCTTCCGGATTGGGATAGAGGGTAGGAGGTGGTATTGATTGTGCCCAGAGGGTCGGTGTAAGAAGCAGAAAGAGGAAAAGTTGTTTCATTTTTTCAGGTAGAGGACAAAAAATGGCGCAGCTACCGGAGCTGCGCCATTAGACCGGTTGCCCGGTAAATTTACTTACACATTGCTTAAGCAGTATCCTGTTAGTCGAGTAATTTGATGATTCAGTAAATAAGGGTAATACCCAGTTTCCCAATAAGCGACTTACTCAACTATAGTTTGGACTTTACGGGCTGATCGTTATAGACCAGCAAGTCCGAAATATAAACAACGTGTTCCGGGTCTGGGTTCAGGAGCTTAACTCGTACCGTATGCTTGCCTTTGGGTAGCTGATATTTCCAGAACAGTTCATGGCGACGATGCGTAAAATCGACGGGAAGTTTCGCTGTTTCGATTTTCTTATCGTCGACATAGAGTTCGGCATTAAAGGCGAAAGCGCTTTCATAACCCCAGCTGGATCGGTTTTTAGGTTTGGCTTCTCCCTTTACTACAAACCCAATACCCTCGAATTCCGCCGTATAGTCATTCTCCAGGTTTTTACGAACGTGGGTGACCTGCACCGGATAATGACCCGTAAAAGCTTGTTCGAGCCTGACCGCTTTGGGTGTCTGAACGGCAATGGTTACCTGATCGCCAGTAATTTTGCCGCCGTTTCGTTCAACCACCTGAAGGGCGTGTTTCATCCCCATGGCATACACATCGTTGAGCGACATGGTCGTGTATTTGAAATCAATATCTTCGGCTTCTTTTAAGCCCTGTTTCCAGTAAGCTGGTATTTTATCGTAACCAAGCATTGTGCCCAGAATACCGCCCGCCGAAGCCGGGTTGCAATCCGAATCCTGGCCGGCGCGGGTGCTGATCTCCATCGTTTTGGTAAAATCACCTCCGCCATAAAGCAGACCAAGCACGATATAGGCCGAATTGATCTTCGCATCGATGTTGAATGCGCGAAATACGCCTTCCGGACAACCGATCTCATCCGACCATTTCTTCTGAATCTCGAACCAGTTTCGTTTCCAGTCTGCGGGATACTGATCATGCCACTTGATAACATCGGCGATGCACTGATAAAAGGTACTCTGGGGCGGAATTGTCTTTAGGGCTTCCCTGACAATGTAATTGACATCACTGGAGACAAATGCGAGTGAATACATGGCACCTACGTAAGCGCCACCATACCAGCCATCCCCGTAATTCATGATATGACCAATGGGGTCACCGATCTGAACGGCCGTGTTTGGCATTCCGGGGGCCATCAACCCCGAAAAGTCGGCCTCGATCTGGAAGTCGATGTCATCGGCATGAGGGTTGTTAAGCCAATGGCCCGACTCGGGCGCTTTCATGCCGTTCAGGATGTTATATCGACCAGCCTGGTTGGCGTGCCAGAGCATATAGCTCGCCGTAGCATAGGCTTTGGCATGCTCATCGACGGATGCATCGAGCCCCTTCTTTTCGAACACATCGACGAACGTCAGGTCCATATAAATGTCGTCATAGAGACCTGGATTGTTAAGCATCGTATGCTTCATATAACCGTCATACCACGGAATAGGCTGATAGTCATTGAGCATCGTGCCATTAAACTGAAACTCGGTTGGACCGCCAAAGGTGCAGCCAATCAGTTGACCCGCCCAGCCGCCTTTAATCTTGTCCTGAATGGCACTTTTTGCCATCGTTACCGATTTGGGCGCTGTTTTGGGTGGCTTAGTCGGTGGAATAGCCGCCAACAATAAAGCCATAGCAATGCCTGATAAAAGTATTTTTTTCATGGTTAACAAAAAGGAATAGATGGTTAGAGTAGGCAGTAGGAAATAAGCCGGATCGCACCGCCAAAAACTGCCTACTGAGAACTGAAGACCGAAGACTCCAGCTCATTTCGATAGGGCACCGACGCCTGAGCGCCCATTCGGGTAACCGAAACAGAAGCTGCTTTACAGGCAAAAGCTACAGCATCGGGTAATGGCTTGCTTTCCGAGAGCGCAACCGAAAGAGCCCCATTAAAACAATCACCGGCGGCCGTAGTATCGACGGCTTTTACGGGGGGCGCTTCAATTACCTGACCTTTTTGTTCAGCGGTATACAGATAGGCTCCTTTAGAACCGAGCGTAATCACAACGTTTTTGACGCCCATGTCACGTAATTTTCGGGCAGCCTGTTCGGCGGTGGCGGGGTCTGTTACACGAATACCGGTCAGTAATTCGGCTTCGGTTTCGTTGGGCGTAATCAGAAAAAGATGCGGAAACAGATCAGCCGGAAGTGGCTGAGCAGGAGCCGGATTCAGAATGACCCGGCAACCGCGCCGGGCAGCTTCCCGAATAACGTACTCGACAGTCGGCAACGGAATTTCTAACTGGAGCAGTACCAATGCATCGGACTCCGTAGCCTGTAATGCCGCTTCAGTTTCGCCCGGTTGCAGGTTTGCATTGGAGCCGGGTGCGACAGTAATGCAATTTTCGCCGGAAGCGTCAACATTGATGAGTGCAACGCCCGATGGGTAATCAGCATCCGTTAATACGTAGGATGTATTAATACCTTCACGCTCGAAACCGCTGAGCGCCTGCCGCCCAAAAATATCATTGCCGACTTTAGCCACAAACGTTACGGATTTTCCAGCCGAGGAATCGACAAGACGGGCGGCTGCAACGGCCTGGTTGGCCCCTTTTCCGCCCGGATTCATCAAAAACGTGCCACCAATGACGGTTTCACCCGGTGCGGGTAATTTTTCGGCCTTGACGACCATGTCGGTATTGGAACTACCAACCACCAGAATCTGACTTGGCATTCGAAAGAAGAGTTAAGGGACAGGTACAAATTTATCCGGTAAAAGGTATATTGCAAGTCCAAGCCTGAACCCTTTTCAGACAAGGCTATTCCTGATCCGGTTTAACAAAAACAGGGTTCTTTCTAGCGACGTTTAGGCTGGTGGCCATTTTTCTGGTCGAAATACTTTGTATAACGGATAAGCCTACCCTAAACCTATGTTTTCAATTGATCAACTTCATACACTCGTTCAGACGCTGACGAAATCGGAAAAACGATATTTCAAGCTCGTATGTAGCCTGCAGGATGGCGATAAGGCCTATCTGCTTTTATTTGATCTTCTGGAGAATCAGCTGGAGGGAGGAGGAGCTTTGTATGAAGTATTGGAAAAGAAATTTCCTGGTTCATCGATCGAACCCGTTCGGAAACACCTTTACCGGGTATTGATGAAAGCGCTGCGGCTCTATGAATGCGAGAAAACAACGGAGAACAAACTCGCATCGCTGATGCAGGATGCCCGGATATTATTCGCTAAAGGGCTTTCGGAGCTAGGTTTCGACCAGATCGAAAAAACGAAGCGGCTGGCCATGCGCAACGAAAAACATCTCTACTACCTGATGGCTGCCCGGCTGGAATTACAACAGCTCGTCAGGATTCAATTCTCGGCGGTCGACGAGACGCTGTTGCTCCGTAAACAACAGCAGTGGCAAACGATCATGCAGCGTGAACAGACCAGCCACCAGCATTCGGCACTCTACGAAATTCTGCTGTGTCGGTACTGGAAAAACGGTCTGGTTCGTAACCTTGGTGAACAAACCCGGTTGAATGACCTCTTACTGGAAGAACACCAGATCGTGAGCCGAAGCCAGCAAAAAAACTCGTTCGACGCACAGCGACTCCACCTGCATTTTCAATCCGTCTATTTTCTGATGACCAATGATTCGGAGGGGAGCCTGAAGGCGTTTTATGATCTACATAATTTATTTCAACGCCACCAGGACCTTTGGACCGACACGCCGATTTATTACATCCATCTGCTGGATGGTATCTTAACCGATCTGCGTGGTCTGCAACGATATACCGATATGGACTATTTTCTGGATCAACTGTCGGCTCTGACTATTTTGCCGGAGGGTGTTTCGTTACAGGCGCGATACCTGACGTTACTCCATCGGCTGGCTCGTCTCAATGATACCGGACAAACGGAGAATGCGCTGGTTCTGATTCAATCGGTCACTCCCGTTCTTGAGCGCGAACTGCCCGGTTTGCCCGCAAATGTGCAGTCGCTGGTTCGGTTAAGCATTGCCAGAACGTACCGTGATGCCGGGAAGCCGACAATGGCGCTTAAGCAGGTTAATGCGGTGTTGAACGATAAGCTGACAGCCGGGCGAACTACCGTGCAGAGCCAGTTATGGTACAATCAGGCCCGGTTGCTGAACCTGATGGTTCATACGGATCTGGGCAATCTGGACTATCTGCGGTATGAGCTTCGTTCTGTAGAGCGGAAGCTAAAGGCCGACAAAAAACTATATCGGGTTGAGCGGGCTATGCTTGCTTACCTGAAAGGGTATCTGAACGGAAAGCCAGATTATTCATTTATTCCAACCGTACAGCAACTGGTCGATGAACCTACCGAACGACAGCTAGTACTGGCCTTGGGATTAACGCGATGGGCTGCCGAAAACTGCCGGAGGGCAGGCGTCGAAACGCTCAGTCAGGCCGCTTCGTAGCCTATTTTGTCATGGATACTTACCGGACTTTCAGCCTGATCGTTCTGTAAATCGGTGGAAAAACCTACGGTTCTATTCTTAACAAAATGATAAACACAGGTTTTATCACTACTATGCCCTTGATTTATAGCTTCTAAAGTTCGTGAATTCGGTAAATTTTCGGTAACCACTTATGACCGCTCATTGGCGCCTTGAGTAAGGAGACTATATTTCCGCTCTTTTCCTGAATGTTCATTAATCAGAACCACGTTATGGTCAAATTCCGCATTCTTACACTCACCTGTCTTTTTACGACCTGTCTGGGGTATTTATCTACTACTGCTCAACCCATTTTATCGCTCTCCAATTATACCTATTCGCCCGGAAAGACGGCCATTGGTACGCTTCGTGTAACAGGAACAGGAAGCCGATTTAAACTTCGCGGGCCGAATGCTTCGTTGTTTTCGTTGGACAAAGCGAACCAATTATCGATCCAGCCCACCGCAGCAAAAGCATCACAACCCTGGTACGATCTGATCGTAGAAGGGCAGATGGCCAGCGGCAGCGTACGTGATACGTTTCGGATCGTGAAAGACGAGTTTATTCGGAATCAGGTAATAGCGCACCGGGGCGCGTGGAAACAGTCAGGAACGAGTGAAAACTCAATCACTTCCTTACAGAATGCGGTCAAACTGGGGTGCATGGGTAGCGAATTCGACGTGCATATGTCGGCCGACTCGGTATTGGTTGTTAACCATGATGCCGCTATTCAGGGATTGGCCATCGAAAAAACGACGGCAGCTGAATTGGCTAAACTCAAACTTAGTAATGGCGAATCGTTTCCGACTTTAGAAGCCTACCTGACTGAGGGCATGAAGCAAACCCATACCCGGTTAATTCTGGAGATTAAAACGTCGACGATGGGCAAAGAGCGGTCAATGGCGCTGACAGAACGCGTCGTGAAATTAGTCCACCGGATGAAAGCCCAGGCTTGGGTCGATTATATCGCGTTTGACTATGACGTCTGCAAAAAAGTAAAAGCGTTAAATCCTGATGCTAAAGTTGCTTATCTGAATGGGGATAAATCACCGGAACAACTGGCTGCCGATCAGCTGTATGGCCTGGATTACCACTTTAATGTACTCAGAAAGAATGAAGCATGGATTAACGACGCGAAGCAGCGTAAGCTAACGGTTAATGTCTGGACCGTAAACGATAAGGAGTCGTTAGCGTGGTTTCTGGAACGGCAGGTTGAATTCATTACCACCAACGAGCCCGAATTACTATTGACGATGATTGCCAACAAATAAGGAGATCGGTCTGTCGGTATGACAATACTTTTTTCTCCTTATGAGATAGTATTGACACACCGACAGACCGATCTTGTCTTATGATACAGCTTTTGTAAGCACGGCCTCGGCTCCAGATTTCAGGAGTGCATTGAGGTAATCAGCTACTGCTTCGGTGAAGCCTGGTAGCTCTGTGAGATCTGTTTGCCAGAGCGTTTTATCGGACAGGACGCTTTTTACGAATGCAAAAACGGTGGCAGCGTCTTTTTCCTTAACTGTCTTCCAGTCACCGTAAAAATAGCCAGCCCGTTCATCGCGGATGGGATAGGTGAGTATACCGCCACCTACGGAAATTTCGCCAAAGAACTGGCCTTCTTCCTGACGAATTGCTTTCATAAAGAGCAGATAGGCGGCAAAACCCAGGGCGGTAAGTTTCGGAACGGTCTTGAACTGCTCGTAATAGCGCTGAATAGTTGCTACGTTGCGAGCCTGCATTTTGGCCGTTTCCTGAAGCGAAATATTGAGCAGGAGGTGATCCAGATAAGGATTCCGGAATCGGTCCAGCACATCAAGGGCAAACTGTTTAACTTCGGCCTTGTCCATGCCCGGAACGCCGTAGTCAGGTACCGTCGGCACAATTTCGTTGAGCATCAGCGACTCAATAAATTTGCTCATGGCCGGGTGCTTCATCTCATCGGCTACGGTTTCCAGGCCGAGCAGATAACCCAGCGGCATGGTGAGCGTGTGCGTTCCGTTCAGCACCCGAAGCTTGCGCTCCTTATAAAAATTGATGTCCTCGTCAATGATGACTTGTGGTGTGCTGCTGTCGGCAAAGCTGAGTGTTTCCCGAACACGGTCATCGCCCTCAATAGCCCAGAGGTGATACGGTTCCGTAAATGTCAGCAGCTCATCTTCATAGCCAAGCTCCTGTTGGAGTGCCTGTTTGGCTTCATCAGTTGGACGCGTGACAATCCGGTCAACCAGCGAATTGCAGAAGCGAACGTGGAATTTAAGCCATTTCGTGAACAGCTTGCCCAGTTCATTGAATTTTGCCAGTTTCTCGACGGCGTCGCGAAGTTTAAGCCCATTGTCGGTGACAAGTTCGGTTGGAATTACCACCATACCTTTGGCCTTCGAGCCGCCAACGCTCCGGAAACGCTCATACAGAAACGCCGTCAGTTTTGCCGGAAATGACTGGGGTGGATGCTGAAAAATACTTTCTTCCGTATAATTCAAGCCAACTTCGGTTGTGTTGGAAATGATGATCTGCAGTTTTGGATTTCTGGCCAGTTTCAGAATCTCATTCCATTGAGTCTGGGCAGCCAGGACACGGCTAATCGCTGAAACAACCTTTGTTTCCGATACGTTTTCGCCCTGCTGAATTCCCCGAACAGCTACAGTATATAAATTATCCTGATCTGAAAATTCATTGGTCTGACTGTCAGTTGATTTAACGACTACAATCGATCCGTTGAATCGGCCTTCGGCGTTGGCTTTCTGCACCAGATAATCGGGCAGGCCACGCAGCAGGACGCCTGTACCGAACTGCAATACCTTTTCGGGGAAAACAGGTGCGGGATGTGTAGAGCGGGTAAGTTTAGACATAGTTGGGTGGGTGGCAGTCTGCTCTGCAGTCATCTAAGTATTCGTTTACTATTGCGTAAAAATGAAAATGGATAGTTGATTCTTCATAATCCGGCAATAATACGCACTACATCGCTAACTGTAGCTTCTATTTTATCAAATGCACGATTTGCGAGTACATCTTTAGGAAATAGCTGAGAGCCCATGCCCACAGCTACCGCGCCTGCACCAAACCATTTGGACAAACTTTCCTGGTTTGGTTCAACGCCCCCGGTTACCATAGCCGTGGCAAAGGGAAGTGGTCCGCTCAGGCTCCGGATAAAGTTTGGCCCCAGCACTTCGCCCGGAAACACCTTCACAATCTCGACACCCCACTCGTGAGCGGTTGTGATTTCAGTCAGTGTGGCACAGCCGGGCATATAAGCTACCTTTCGGCGATTACACAGGCGGGCAATTTCCTCACTGAATGTCGGACCGACAATAAAATCGGCTCCGAGCTGAAGGTAAAGGCCAGCGGTTGGTGCATCCAGAACAGTACCGGCACCAAGTGCCAGACCCGGAAACTCTCGTGAACACACTCGGCTGAGGTTGGCAAATCGCTCATGCGCAAAATCACCCCGGTTCGTAAACTCAAATGCCCGAACGCCCGCTTTGTAGCAGGCCGACACGACACCAAGACAAATTTCATCGTCGGGGTGATAAAAAACGGGGACAAGGGGCACCTGGCGTATGGTCTGATAAAGTGCCAATCGGGAAATACGGGCCATTATTTTTTAGTTTATAGTGTGCAGTAGACTACTGTAAGCTGCACACCTATTTTATCGTCTCAATTTTCCAGAACTATCACCGGCCTCCAGTGTTTCGATTTCGGTTACGGTAGCCAGGTTGACATCGCCAGGAATCGTATGTTTCAAAGCTGACGCTGCTGACCCAAATTCAACCGCTCGTTGCGGGTCATTGAAGGTTAGCAGGCCATAAATTAGTCCGGCCATATAGGCATCGCCAGTGCCGATTCGATCCACAATAGGCTGTATATCATACACTCTTGACTTATGAACGGTGCTGCCATCATACAACTTAGCCGATAGCTGGTTGTGTGATGCGCTCAACGAATTGCGTTTGGTGTCCGTTACATATTTAATCGTTGGAAACCGGCGCATCATAGCCCGTCCTGCTTCAATAAAAGTACTGCCGACAACCCCGTAAAGTTCCGAAAAGAGCGATTTGTTGCCTAAAATCAGCGTACAGCCTTCCGTTAATGCGGGCATGATCTCCTGAGGGCTTCGACCATACTGCCAAAGGTTACTGCGGTAGACGATATCGCCTGAAACCGGAACCCCCAGCCGATTGGCGGTCTGTATGCCCGCTAACAGGCTATCAGCAGCTCCCTGTGAGAGTGCAGGCGTAATACCCGTCCAGTGGAACCAGTCGGCACCGGTCAGTATGGACTCCCAATCAATCTCAGTTGAGGTAATGCGCGAGAAGGCGGAGTCGACCCGGTCATAGACAATCTGACTGGCCCGGCTCCCGGCACCGGTTTCGAGAAAATACAAACCCAGGCGGCCATCGCCATAACGAACGTGCTGCGTACCAACGCCATAGCGTCGCAGATAGCCGGTTGCCGATCGCCCAAGAGCGTGGTCAGGGAAGCGGGTAACATGGGCCGTTTCGAGGCCTAATTGGGCTAATGAGACGGCTACGTTGGCTTCGGTGCCACCAAAGTGCATGGTCAACGAATCTGTTTGTACAAAACGCTCAACACCCGGTGGACTGAGCCGGAGCATAACTTCGCCGAAAGTGATGACTTTCATGTATGGTAACAGGGAGTTAAAAGAAAATGCAAGTTACTGGCATCCTGTGAAAAATAGCGTAGTATTTATTTTGTACTCAATATGCTCCACTTGCCAATTTTTTCAAGTTCTTCAGCTTTTACTGGTTCAAGTTTGGGTAAAATTAAATGGATGAGTACCAGCGCAATCAGGTAGGCGCAACTGGCAACGATAAACATGGGCAAATATCCAAATGCTGTAATAATACGTCCCGAAAGCAAGGCCAGCAGAATGCCTCCCACCGCTCCGAACATACCACCAATACCCGTTACCGACGCAACGACATTTCTTGGGAACAGGTCTGATGCAAACGTGTACATATTGGCTGCCCAGCCCTGGTGTGCGGCTGTTGCCAGCGAAATCAGGGCGATAGCTACGGTCAGACTATTGGTTTGGGCAGCAAAAAATATCGGAACGACGCACAACGCGCAGATCAGCATGGTGGTTTTTCGGGCGCGGTTTGCCGACCAGCCAAGGCTCATAAATTGTGTACTGAGCCAGCCGAAAAAAATGCTCCCTGCATCGGAGACAACGTAGATAATCAGGAACGGAACACCAAAGCTTTTAAGGTCAAGCTTCTGATCGAGAGCGTCGTTGGAGTTGAAAAAATCGGGTAGCCAGGTCATATAAAACCACCAGATCGGGTCGGCCATAAACTTGCCGACGGCAAAGGCCCACGTTTGTTTATAGCCCAGTAATTGACCCCAGGAAGGTTTTACGGGAACTCGTTTTTCCTCGTCG
This window harbors:
- a CDS encoding sugar kinase, with the protein product MKVITFGEVMLRLSPPGVERFVQTDSLTMHFGGTEANVAVSLAQLGLETAHVTRFPDHALGRSATGYLRRYGVGTQHVRYGDGRLGLYFLETGAGSRASQIVYDRVDSAFSRITSTEIDWESILTGADWFHWTGITPALSQGAADSLLAGIQTANRLGVPVSGDIVYRSNLWQYGRSPQEIMPALTEGCTLILGNKSLFSELYGVVGSTFIEAGRAMMRRFPTIKYVTDTKRNSLSASHNQLSAKLYDGSTVHKSRVYDIQPIVDRIGTGDAYMAGLIYGLLTFNDPQRAVEFGSAASALKHTIPGDVNLATVTEIETLEAGDSSGKLRR
- a CDS encoding MFS transporter, producing the protein MQTLTKSGRFRWRIVALLFLATTINYIDRQVLSFTMTDEVFRKEMLDLPIDKELTKEAIDRFKILYSDVDAAFKFAYAIGFLLVGWLIDRIGTKRGFALGIIVWSIAATLTTFVQNMAGLRWTRAILGLGESANFPSAVKTISEWFPRRERSFANGLFNAGTNVGIILTALFIPYLILQLGWRSSFFVTGLLGFALSVLWWFTYSKPERNPKLSPVELAYIRSDEEKRVPVKPSWGQLLGYKQTWAFAVGKFMADPIWWFYMTWLPDFFNSNDALDQKLDLKSFGVPFLIIYVVSDAGSIFFGWLSTQFMSLGWSANRARKTTMLICALCVVPIFFAAQTNSLTVAIALISLATAAHQGWAANMYTFASDLFPRNVVASVTGIGGMFGAVGGILLALLSGRIITAFGYLPMFIVASCAYLIALVLIHLILPKLEPVKAEELEKIGKWSILSTK